From Polaribacter butkevichii, a single genomic window includes:
- a CDS encoding M48 family metallopeptidase: MELKSIPYGNSRIDFCLKRNERKTLGIKVYPDGSTVVTAPIETPYEKVTEKVKSKAQWIDKQKEFFMLFEPRAKEKLYESGESHLYLGKNYRLKINESNTNSVKLKGGYILINTKDKNNKKAIEKELKEWYKSKAIIHFQNLFENRLELAKELSEKDTSLNYKWFNNRWGSCFKDGTISLNLDLIKSPKECIDYVIVHEICHLAHHNHSNKFYNLLDKKLPNWKDSKEKLEKLLS; encoded by the coding sequence ATGGAGTTAAAAAGTATTCCATACGGTAATTCTAGAATTGATTTTTGCTTAAAGCGAAATGAAAGGAAGACGCTAGGTATTAAGGTGTATCCAGATGGTTCAACGGTTGTCACAGCACCAATAGAAACGCCTTATGAAAAAGTAACTGAAAAAGTAAAGTCTAAAGCTCAATGGATAGATAAGCAAAAAGAATTCTTTATGTTATTTGAACCTAGAGCAAAAGAAAAGCTATATGAAAGTGGAGAAAGCCATTTGTATCTAGGTAAAAATTATAGATTAAAAATAAATGAATCAAATACTAATTCAGTCAAGCTAAAAGGAGGCTATATCTTAATTAACACAAAAGATAAAAATAATAAAAAAGCTATTGAAAAAGAACTGAAAGAGTGGTACAAATCTAAAGCTATTATACATTTTCAAAATCTTTTTGAAAATAGATTAGAATTAGCTAAAGAACTATCAGAAAAAGATACTTCATTAAACTATAAATGGTTTAATAACCGATGGGGAAGTTGCTTTAAAGATGGAACAATTAGTTTAAATTTAGATTTAATTAAGTCTCCAAAAGAATGTATAGATTATGTAATCGTACACGAGATATGTCATTTAGCACATCATAACCATAGTAATAAATTCTATAATCTTTTAGATAAAAAACTACCTAATTGGAAAGATTCAAAAGAAAAGCTGGAGAAACTTTTATCTTAA
- the aroC gene encoding chorismate synthase: MSFNSFGNLLKVTTYGESHGTAIGGVIDGFPAGLALDFDAIQNELNRRKPGQSKIVTQRKEPDTVEFLSGIFEGKTTGTSIGFIIRNTNQKSKDYNHNTNVYRPSHADYTYDKKFGNRDYRGGGRSSARETANWVVAGALAKQLIASMNINAFTSSVGDIFIDKPYQDLDFSKTESNIVRCPDETSAEKMITRIQEIRKAGDTIGGTVTCVAQNVPVGLGEPIFQKLHAQLGSAMLSINAVKGFEFGSGFCGAKMKGSEHNDIFNADGSTESNLSGGIQGGISNGMDIYFRVAFKPVATIMSSQQTINSENEITEITGKGRHDPCVVPRAVPIVEAMTALVLADFWLLNKTRQV; this comes from the coding sequence ATGTCATTTAATTCCTTTGGAAATTTATTAAAAGTAACAACGTACGGAGAATCTCATGGAACTGCTATTGGAGGGGTTATAGATGGTTTTCCTGCAGGATTAGCACTAGACTTTGATGCTATTCAAAATGAGTTAAACAGACGTAAACCTGGGCAATCTAAAATTGTAACTCAACGTAAAGAACCTGATACCGTAGAATTTCTTTCTGGTATTTTTGAAGGAAAAACAACAGGAACTTCTATTGGTTTTATAATTAGAAACACCAATCAGAAATCTAAAGATTACAATCACAATACAAATGTTTACAGACCTTCTCATGCAGATTATACGTATGATAAAAAGTTTGGAAATAGAGATTATAGAGGTGGCGGAAGAAGTTCTGCTCGTGAAACTGCAAATTGGGTTGTTGCTGGTGCTTTGGCTAAACAGCTTATTGCTAGCATGAATATTAATGCTTTTACATCTTCTGTAGGTGATATTTTTATAGACAAACCTTATCAAGATTTAGATTTTTCTAAAACAGAAAGTAACATTGTTCGTTGTCCGGATGAAACTTCTGCCGAAAAAATGATTACTAGAATACAAGAAATAAGAAAAGCAGGAGACACCATTGGTGGAACCGTTACTTGTGTTGCACAAAACGTACCTGTTGGCTTAGGCGAACCTATATTTCAGAAATTACATGCGCAATTAGGTAGTGCCATGTTATCTATAAATGCTGTAAAGGGTTTTGAATTTGGTAGTGGTTTCTGTGGTGCTAAAATGAAAGGATCTGAGCATAACGATATTTTTAATGCAGATGGTTCTACTGAATCTAATTTATCTGGTGGAATTCAAGGTGGAATTAGTAACGGAATGGATATTTACTTTAGAGTTGCTTTTAAACCCGTTGCAACCATTATGAGTTCTCAACAAACCATAAATTCTGAAAACGAAATTACAGAAATTACAGGTAAAGGACGTCATGACCCTTGTGTTGTGCCTAGAGCTGTACCAATTGTAGAAGCTATGACTGCTTTAGTTTTAGCCGATTTTTGGTTATTAAATAAAACGAGACAAGTCTAA
- a CDS encoding phytase has translation MNFNFKNIIAFLGVLLLLSCNSKSKLPAITPDVITEKSINDTDDPAIWIDPTDASKSIVFGTDKKTNGAIYAYDLQGKVIEEKTIRNIKRPNNVDVAYGFAINDSVKVDVLVFTEREKQQIRMFSIPDMKPLDNGGFSVFEDETTIENRLPMGIAMYKSPVDGSFYAIVGRKIGPTEGYLYQYKLVSDNNKVKSVLVRKFGNFSGKKEIEAIALDAEMGFVYYADEGHCIRKYYAEPSKGNEELACFGGEYFLKDIEGIAIAKLENKKGYLIVSDQQKGQFNLFDRQTNAFVKAVNLTTTETDGCDAVTVPLNATFKSGLFVAMNNERDFYFYDLDKILK, from the coding sequence ATGAATTTTAATTTCAAAAATATCATAGCATTTTTAGGGGTTTTACTATTACTATCTTGTAATTCTAAAAGTAAGTTACCTGCCATTACACCAGATGTAATTACAGAAAAATCTATAAATGATACCGATGATCCAGCAATATGGATTGATCCAACAGACGCGTCAAAAAGTATTGTTTTTGGTACGGATAAAAAAACAAATGGAGCCATTTATGCATACGATTTACAAGGTAAAGTTATTGAAGAGAAAACTATCAGAAATATAAAAAGGCCTAATAATGTAGATGTAGCATATGGTTTTGCAATAAATGATTCTGTAAAAGTAGATGTTTTGGTATTTACAGAAAGAGAAAAACAACAGATTAGAATGTTTTCTATACCAGATATGAAACCATTAGATAATGGAGGTTTTTCTGTTTTTGAAGATGAAACAACTATAGAAAATAGACTGCCAATGGGAATTGCAATGTATAAGAGTCCGGTTGATGGTAGTTTTTACGCAATTGTAGGTAGAAAAATCGGACCAACAGAAGGGTATTTATATCAATATAAATTAGTTTCGGATAACAATAAAGTAAAATCTGTTTTGGTTAGAAAATTTGGAAACTTTAGTGGAAAAAAAGAAATAGAAGCCATTGCTTTAGATGCAGAAATGGGCTTTGTTTATTATGCTGATGAAGGGCACTGTATTCGTAAATATTATGCAGAACCATCTAAAGGTAATGAAGAGCTTGCCTGTTTTGGTGGTGAGTATTTTCTAAAAGATATCGAAGGAATAGCGATTGCCAAACTAGAAAACAAAAAAGGTTATCTTATTGTTTCTGATCAACAAAAAGGACAGTTTAACTTATTTGATAGACAAACAAATGCGTTTGTAAAAGCCGTTAATTTAACCACAACAGAAACCGATGGATGTGATGCGGTAACAGTACCTTTAAATGCTACTTTTAAAAGTGGGTTATTTGTTGCAATGAATAACGAAAGAGATTTTTATTTTTATGATCTAGATAAGATTTTAAAATAA
- a CDS encoding TonB-dependent receptor → MKQYSYLKLFILTIFLSLSAFKTIAQTGKIQGVITDKDGFYVPGANIVLESLRKGDISNFDGKFTIVAIPSGKYTLKITYLGYKDIKEEVVVKENETTNLHLELISESIALDVVQIRSYRLGSQSKALNTQKNNLNITNVVSTDQIGKFPDANIGDAVKRIPGITMQVDQGEARNIIIRGLSPQLNSVTLNGSRIPSAEGDNRNVQMDLIPSDMIQSIQVNKAVTPDMDADALGGSVNLITKTAPRAFRLSATAGSGVNTITNKRILNGSFLVGDRSKNGKFGWMISATINDNDFGSDDVEAEWTDEFAYTDLLGNEVEMDVNPYTNVFEERTYLVQRVRRSFSANFDFKVNDNNNLYFKSMYNWRDDRENRFRLEHEILDAEDIFIGDFTITDNTPTMFPVEVKRQSKGGIDNNRNKNRRLEDQKMQNYTLGGHHLAGSLKIDWMSSFAKASEERLHERYAEFESEYNINNDISDIRFPLFTAVNTSDFNDLSNFEYGEITEENQYTEEKDFNTFINFELPSDFFGNGDGFIKFGFRGRFKTKLRDNDFFEYDLESSYPTLAAIPTKNYSDADYLAGSQYQAGLFADEKWLGSLDLTSGDTVEDEFLRKNYNVKENVLASYVMTNQKLSDKLSVLAGVRLEHTKLTATGNNILDEDTLDGTLTKESSYTNIMPGVHFKYDVSDKTVVRFAWTNTLARPNYVDITPTLDVVTGDEEVFLGNPDLKPTTSMNFDVMAETYFDNVGILSGGLFYKNIKDFIYTFQSETTTNDFGADTAGFEVYQPLNGDNASIFGVELAIQRKLDFLPGFLKNLSIYANYTYLTSDANGIRNEDGEERDDLDLPNTTPNMLNGSLGYADNKLSLRLSANFSDAYIDEIGGNAFEDRYYDKQFFLDFSAGYTINKNLSIYAGVNNLTNQPLRYYQGVSDRTMQMEYYGRRITFGLKYDVFKK, encoded by the coding sequence ATGAAACAATACAGTTATTTAAAGTTATTTATTTTAACGATATTTTTATCGTTAAGCGCATTTAAAACAATTGCCCAAACGGGTAAGATACAAGGTGTAATAACCGATAAAGATGGATTTTATGTACCTGGAGCAAATATTGTTTTAGAGTCTTTAAGAAAAGGAGATATCTCTAATTTTGATGGAAAATTTACTATTGTTGCAATTCCTTCTGGAAAATATACTCTAAAAATTACTTATTTAGGTTATAAGGATATTAAAGAGGAAGTTGTGGTAAAAGAAAATGAAACCACCAACCTTCATTTAGAGTTAATTTCAGAAAGTATAGCTTTAGATGTTGTTCAAATAAGAAGTTACAGATTAGGCAGCCAGTCTAAGGCGCTAAACACCCAAAAAAATAATTTAAATATTACCAATGTGGTTTCTACAGATCAAATTGGTAAATTTCCTGATGCTAATATTGGAGATGCTGTAAAAAGAATACCTGGTATTACAATGCAAGTAGACCAAGGTGAGGCAAGAAATATTATTATTAGAGGACTTTCTCCTCAATTAAATTCGGTTACACTTAATGGAAGTAGAATTCCATCCGCCGAAGGCGATAATAGAAATGTTCAAATGGATTTAATTCCTTCGGATATGATACAATCGATACAAGTTAACAAGGCAGTAACTCCAGATATGGATGCAGATGCCTTAGGAGGCTCTGTTAACTTAATTACAAAAACAGCACCACGAGCATTTCGATTATCGGCAACAGCAGGTTCTGGTGTAAACACAATTACCAACAAAAGAATTTTAAATGGTTCTTTTTTGGTTGGTGATCGTTCTAAAAACGGAAAATTTGGTTGGATGATTTCTGCAACCATCAATGATAATGATTTTGGTTCTGATGATGTAGAGGCAGAGTGGACGGATGAATTTGCCTATACCGATCTGTTAGGAAATGAAGTTGAAATGGATGTAAACCCGTATACAAATGTATTTGAAGAAAGAACTTATTTAGTGCAAAGAGTTCGTAGAAGTTTTTCTGCAAATTTTGATTTTAAAGTGAATGATAATAATAATCTGTATTTTAAATCGATGTATAATTGGAGAGATGATAGAGAAAATCGTTTTAGACTAGAACATGAAATTTTAGATGCGGAAGATATTTTTATTGGAGATTTTACAATTACAGACAATACACCAACCATGTTTCCTGTAGAAGTTAAAAGACAATCTAAAGGAGGTATTGATAACAACAGAAATAAAAATAGACGTTTAGAAGATCAAAAAATGCAAAATTATACGCTTGGTGGTCATCACTTAGCTGGATCATTAAAAATAGATTGGATGTCTTCTTTTGCAAAAGCATCCGAAGAAAGATTGCATGAGCGTTATGCAGAGTTCGAGTCAGAGTATAACATCAATAATGATATTTCTGATATTAGATTTCCATTATTTACAGCCGTAAATACATCAGATTTTAATGACCTTTCTAATTTTGAGTATGGAGAAATAACAGAGGAAAATCAATATACAGAAGAAAAAGATTTTAATACGTTTATTAATTTCGAGCTTCCTTCAGATTTTTTTGGAAATGGAGATGGTTTTATAAAGTTTGGATTTAGAGGTCGTTTTAAAACGAAATTAAGAGATAATGATTTCTTTGAATATGATTTAGAAAGTAGTTACCCAACTTTAGCGGCTATACCTACTAAAAACTATTCTGATGCAGATTACTTAGCAGGGAGTCAATATCAAGCAGGTTTGTTTGCAGACGAAAAATGGTTAGGTTCTTTAGATTTAACTAGTGGAGATACGGTAGAAGATGAGTTTTTACGTAAAAATTACAATGTAAAAGAAAACGTATTAGCTTCTTATGTAATGACAAATCAAAAGTTATCGGATAAATTAAGCGTTTTAGCAGGTGTTCGATTAGAGCATACAAAATTAACGGCTACAGGAAATAATATTTTAGATGAAGATACTTTAGATGGCACATTAACAAAAGAGAGTTCTTATACTAATATTATGCCTGGGGTACATTTTAAATATGATGTTTCAGATAAAACAGTAGTTAGATTTGCTTGGACAAATACATTGGCAAGACCAAATTACGTAGATATTACACCTACTTTAGATGTAGTTACTGGTGATGAAGAAGTGTTTTTAGGAAATCCTGATTTAAAACCAACAACCTCTATGAATTTTGATGTAATGGCAGAAACTTATTTTGATAATGTTGGTATTTTATCAGGAGGGTTGTTTTACAAAAATATCAAAGATTTTATTTACACTTTTCAATCAGAAACCACAACGAATGATTTTGGTGCAGATACAGCAGGTTTTGAAGTTTATCAACCTTTAAACGGAGACAATGCTTCTATTTTTGGTGTAGAGTTGGCAATTCAAAGAAAATTAGATTTCTTACCTGGTTTCTTAAAAAACCTTAGTATTTACGCTAATTACACTTATTTAACTTCGGATGCCAACGGAATACGTAATGAAGATGGAGAGGAAAGAGATGATTTAGATTTACCAAATACAACACCTAATATGTTAAATGGATCTTTAGGGTATGCAGATAATAAGTTAAGTTTAAGACTTTCTGCTAATTTTTCTGATGCTTATATAGATGAAATAGGAGGGAATGCCTTTGAAGATCGTTATTACGACAAACAGTTTTTCTTAGATTTTAGCGCAGGCTATACGATTAATAAAAATTTAAGCATTTATGCCGGTGTAAATAACCTTACCAACCAACCTTTGCGTTATTACCAAGGAGTTAGTGACAGAACTATGCAAATGGAATACTATGGTAGAAGAATTACTTTTGGTTTAAAGTATGATGTTTTTAAAAAATAA
- a CDS encoding DUF3467 domain-containing protein, with the protein MEEDQNKDGQINIELDQEIAEGTYSNLAIINHSMSEFIVDFINIMPGVPKAKVKSRIILTPQHAKRLTQALADNVRKFEQAHGEIKDYEQPPIPMNFGPTGQA; encoded by the coding sequence ATGGAAGAAGATCAAAACAAAGACGGACAAATAAATATAGAATTAGATCAAGAAATTGCGGAAGGAACCTACTCTAATCTTGCAATTATTAATCATTCAATGTCAGAATTCATTGTAGATTTTATTAATATTATGCCTGGTGTACCAAAAGCTAAAGTAAAATCTAGAATAATTTTAACGCCTCAGCATGCTAAAAGGTTAACACAAGCTTTAGCAGATAATGTTCGTAAATTTGAACAAGCTCATGGAGAAATCAAAGACTATGAACAGCCTCCAATTCCTATGAATTTTGGACCTACTGGTCAAGCTTAA